The following coding sequences are from one Cervus canadensis isolate Bull #8, Minnesota chromosome 4, ASM1932006v1, whole genome shotgun sequence window:
- the PDLIM4 gene encoding PDZ and LIM domain protein 4 isoform X1, which produces MPHSVTLRGPSPWGFRLVGGRDFSVPLTISRVHAGSKASLAALCPGDLIQAINGESTEFMTHLEAQNRIKGCRDHLTLSVSRPEGRSWPNTPEDKAQAHRIHIDSEAQDGSPLTSRRPSATGLGPEDGRPGLGSPYGQSPRLPAPHNGSNTEATLLAQMGALHVSPPHSTDPARGLPRSRDCGVDLGSEVYRMLREPAEPAAAEPKQSGSFRYLQGMLEAGEGGERPGPGGPRNLKPTTSKLGAPLSGLQGLPECTRCGHGIVGTIVKARDKLYHPECFMCSDCGLNLKQRGYFFLDERLYCESHAKARVKPPEGYDVVAVYPNAKVELV; this is translated from the exons ATGCCCCACTCGGTGACCCTGCGCGGCCCTTCACCCTGGGGCTTCCGCCTGGTGGGCGGCCGGGACTTCAGCGTACCCCTCACCATCTCGCGG GTCCATGCTGGTAGCAAGGCTTCCCTGGCTGCCCTGTGCCCTGGAGACCTGATCCAGGCCATCAATGGTGAGAGCACAGAGTTCATGACACACCTGGAAGCACAGAACCGCATCAAGGGCTGCCGTGACCACCTCACGCTCTCCGTGAGCAG GCCTGAAGGCAGGAGCTGGCCCAATACCCCAGAGGACAAGGCTCAGGCACACAGGATCCACATCGACTCCGAGGCCCAG GACGGCAGTCCACTGACAAGCAGGCGGCCCTCAGCCACCGGGCTTGGGCCAGAAGATGGCAGGCCGGGCTTGGGATCTCCTTACGGGCAGTCGCCTCGCCTCCCAGCCCCTCACAATGGCAGCAACACTGAGGCTACTTTACTGGCCCAGATGGGTGCCCTGCACGTGTCTCCACCCCACAG CACTGACCCAGCCAGAGGCCTTCCGAGGAGTCGCGACTGCGGAGTCGACCTGGGCTCAGAGGTGTACAGGATGCTTCGGGAGCCAGCTGAGCCTGCAGCTGCGGAGCCCAAGCAGTCAGGCTCTTTCCGCTATTTGCAGGGCATGCTGGAGGCCGGCGAGGGCG GGGAACGGCCCGGACCTGGCGGTCCCCGGAACCTCAAGCCCACGACCAGCAAGCTAGGCGCTCCGCTGAGTGGCCTGCAGGGGCTGCCCGAATGCACGCGCTGCGGCCACGGCATCGT GGGCACTATCGTCAAGGCGCGGGACAAACTCTACCACCCCGAGTGCTTCATGTGCAGCGACTGCGGCCTGAACCTCAAACAGCGCGGTTACTTCTTTCTGGACGAGCGGCTTTACTGCGAGAGCCACGCCAAGGCGCGCGTCAAGCCGCCCGAGGGCTACGACGTGGTGGCGGTGTACCCTAATGCCAAGGTGGAACTCGTCTGA
- the PDLIM4 gene encoding PDZ and LIM domain protein 4 isoform X2: MPHSVTLRGPSPWGFRLVGGRDFSVPLTISRVHAGSKASLAALCPGDLIQAINGESTEFMTHLEAQNRIKGCRDHLTLSVSRPEGRSWPNTPEDKAQAHRIHIDSEAQDGSPLTSRRPSATGLGPEDGRPGLGSPYGQSPRLPAPHNGSNTEATLLAQMGALHVSPPHSTDPARGLPRSRDCGVDLGSEVYRMLREPAEPAAAEPKQSGSFRYLQGMLEAGEGGALSSRRGTNSTTPSASCAATAA, translated from the exons ATGCCCCACTCGGTGACCCTGCGCGGCCCTTCACCCTGGGGCTTCCGCCTGGTGGGCGGCCGGGACTTCAGCGTACCCCTCACCATCTCGCGG GTCCATGCTGGTAGCAAGGCTTCCCTGGCTGCCCTGTGCCCTGGAGACCTGATCCAGGCCATCAATGGTGAGAGCACAGAGTTCATGACACACCTGGAAGCACAGAACCGCATCAAGGGCTGCCGTGACCACCTCACGCTCTCCGTGAGCAG GCCTGAAGGCAGGAGCTGGCCCAATACCCCAGAGGACAAGGCTCAGGCACACAGGATCCACATCGACTCCGAGGCCCAG GACGGCAGTCCACTGACAAGCAGGCGGCCCTCAGCCACCGGGCTTGGGCCAGAAGATGGCAGGCCGGGCTTGGGATCTCCTTACGGGCAGTCGCCTCGCCTCCCAGCCCCTCACAATGGCAGCAACACTGAGGCTACTTTACTGGCCCAGATGGGTGCCCTGCACGTGTCTCCACCCCACAG CACTGACCCAGCCAGAGGCCTTCCGAGGAGTCGCGACTGCGGAGTCGACCTGGGCTCAGAGGTGTACAGGATGCTTCGGGAGCCAGCTGAGCCTGCAGCTGCGGAGCCCAAGCAGTCAGGCTCTTTCCGCTATTTGCAGGGCATGCTGGAGGCCGGCGAGGGCG GGGCACTATCGTCAAGGCGCGGGACAAACTCTACCACCCCGAGTGCTTCATGTGCAGCGACTGCGGCCTGA